The Pithys albifrons albifrons isolate INPA30051 chromosome 13, PitAlb_v1, whole genome shotgun sequence genome has a segment encoding these proteins:
- the AFG2B gene encoding ATPase family gene 2 protein homolog B codes for MEPAELKLLPPDAGDEGTQRCRLGPAALSFLGATIGAPLRIALPGGCCVCTAWPRHDLADGLLQADLSCSTAGMAPPPPPGLRLSLRHLRLLPRRAVGRAAVRAVLGSAALKRATPRAVLQDTLRELLRNVYVAPGYVVTVAPSPENPVVCIEILSADTSVEEAGLITPQTSIKIKEVTTLEWYRHLSEGTAKTAIAGLDDVGRPLKEMIDLPLRFPKTLRKLGLAVPNGVLLIGPPGVGKTLLVKAVAEELGAFLFGVSGPALHGSRPGEGEENLRRVFEKGREMSCEGPTVLFFDEIDSLCPKRGSSNNAPEDRIVAQLLTLLDGVRSEGKMVIVAATNRPDALDPALRRPGRLDREVIIGTPTVTQRRSILQLLTSSMPISAEVDVALLAELTPGYVGADLTALCREAAMQAVAHSSLDSTETMINMENFQEAFKKIQPSSFRSAVGLTECKPVTWEQIGGLEDVKLKLKQSIEWPMKFPQAFARMGLSHPKGILLYGPPGCAKTTLVKAVATSCHCAFLSVSGADLFSPYVGDSEKILSQVFRQARANTPAIIFLDEIDSILGSRSRCSTGHGVSERVLSVLLNELDGVGLKVTERRGGKLQLEAQCQEQSDQERKLEFQETLNKDFMVVAATNRPDMLDDALLRPGRLDKMIYIPPPDLKGRLSILKICTKKIPLDPDVSLQDVAALTNLFSGADIENLCKEAALLTLQENGLEATAVKHEHFVKSLKTVKPSLNIKDLEFYEKFQHQELAS; via the exons ATGGAGCCGGcagagctgaagctgctgcCGCCGGACGCGGGCGATGAGGGCACGCAGCGCTGCCGGCTCGGCCCCGCCGCGCTGTCCTTCCTGGGCGCCACGATCGGTGCCCCGCTGCGGATCGCGCTGCCCGGCGGCTGCTGCGTGTGCACGGCCTGGCCGCGGCACGACCTGGCGGACGGGCTGCTGCAGGCCGACCTGAGCTGCAGCACGGCCGGGatggccccgccgcccccgccggggCTCCGGCTCAGCCTGCGGCACCTGCGGCTGCTGCCGCGCCGGGCCGTGGGCAGGGCGGCCGTCAGGGCCGTGCTCGGCAGCGCCGCGCTCAAACGGGCCACCCCCAGGGCCGTGCTGCAGGACACCCTCAGAGAACTGCTGAGAAATGTTTATGTTGCGCCTGGTTACGTTGTTACTGTTGCCCCAAGTCCCGAGAATCCCGTGGTGTGTATTGAAATACTGTCTGCAGACACGTCGGTGGAGGAAGCTGGGTTGATAACCCCCCAAACGAGCATAAAAATTAAGGAGGTGACGACTTTAGAGTGGTACAGACATTTATCAGAAGGCACTGCAAAAACTGCAATTGCAGGACTTGATGATGTGGGAAGGCCTTTGAAAGAAATGATTGATCTGCCTTTGCGCTTTCCAAAAACTTTGAGGAAGCTGGGGCTGGCTGTCCCCAATGGAGTGCTACTGATTGGGCCCCCAGGTGTAGGGAAAACCCTCCTGGTAAAGGCAGTGGCAGAAGAGCTGGGTGCATTCCTGTTCGGTGTCAGTGGCCCAGCCCTCCATGGCTCGAGGCCAGGAGAAGGTGAAGAAAATTTGCGAAGAGTCTTTGAAAAGGGCAGAGAAATGTCATGTGAAGGCCCAACCGTTCTCTTTTTTGATGAAATTGATTCTTTGTGCCCAAAGCGAGGAAGTTCAAACAATGCTCCTGAGGATCGAATTGTTGCTCAGCTGCTGACACTCCTGGATGGTGTAAGGAGTGAGGGCAAGATGGTCATTGTGGCAGCAACAAACAGGCCGGATGCCTTAGACCCTGCACTGAGAAGGCCTGGCAGATTGGACAGAGAG GTTATTATTGGGACCCCAACAGTCACTCAGAGAAGATCCATCTTGCAGTTGCTTACATCCAGTATGCCCATTTCTGCAGAGGTTgatgtggctctgctggcagagctgacGCCGGGGTACGTTGGAGCTGACCTCACAGCACTCTGCAGAGAGGCTGCCATGCAGGCTGTGGCCCACAGCTCCTTG GATTCAACTGAAACCATGATTAATATGGAAAATTTCcaagaagcttttaaaaaaattcaaccGTCTTCTTTTCGAAGTGCAGTTGGACTAACAGAGTGCAAACCTGTGACTTGGGAGCAAATTGGTGGTCTTGAAGATGTAAAGTTAAAGTTAAAACAG AGTATTGAGTGGCCTATGAAGTTTCCTCAGGCATTTGCAAGGATGGGCCTGTCCCATCCCAAGGGCATCCTTCTCTATGGGCCACCTGGGTGTGCCAAAACCACGCTGGTGAAGGCTGTGGCCACAAGTTGTCACTGTGCCTTTCTCTCTGTAAGTGGTGCTGATCTGTTCTCACCCTATGTTGGAGACTCAGAGAAGATTTTGTCTCAG GTATTTCGCCAAGCAAGAGCCAATACTCCAGCAATAATATTCCTAGATGAGATCGACTCTATCCTGGGGTCTCGCTCCCGCTGTAGCACTGGCCATGGGGTCTCCGAGCGagtcctctctgttcttctCAATGAGCTGGATGGTGTTGGCCTGAAAGTTACAGAAAGAAGAGGAGGCAAGTTACAGCTTGAGGCTCAGTGCCAAGAACAAAGTGATCAGGAAAGGAAG CTTGAGTTTCAGGAAACTTTGAACAAAGATTTCATGGTAGTTGCTGCAACAAATAGACCAGATATGTTGGATGATGCCTTGTTGCGTCCTGGAAGGTTGGACAAGATGATCTATATTCCACCTCCAGATCTGAAG GGAAGACtttccattttgaaaatctgCACCAAAAAAATTCCGTTAGATCCTGATGTGTCATTACAAGATGTGGCAGCCCTAACAAACCTCTTCTCTGGAGCTGACATTGAAAATCTGTGCAAGGAG GCTGCTTTGTTGACTTTGCAAGAGAATGGGCTTGAAGCAACTGCTGTGAAACACGAGCATTTTGTGAAATCATTGAAGACTGTAAAACCATCCTTAAACATAAAAGACTTggaattttatgaaaaattcCAGCATCAAGAATTAGCCTCTTGA
- the C13H15orf48 gene encoding normal mucosa of esophagus-specific gene 1 protein: MNRSIFQILKTKRELIPLAGILSMAAVGAFSFSVYSLLGKSDVIINKSGNPEPWENIDPTKSQKLLTVQQKWKPIEELEDVKKLMK, translated from the exons ATGAACAGGAGCATCTTCCAGATccttaaaacaaaaagagaa CTCATTCCCCTGGCTGGAATATTGTCCATGGCAGCAGTTGGGGCGTTCTCTTTTAGTGTCTATTCCCTACTCGGCAAATCTGATGTGAT cattAACAAGAGTGGCAATCCAGAACCATGGGAAAATATTGATCCTACCAAGTCTCAGAAG CTATTAACAGTCCAACAGAAATGGAAACCTATAGAAGAGCTGGAAGATGTCAAAAAGCTTATGAAGTGA